The Solibacillus sp. FSL W7-1464 genome contains a region encoding:
- a CDS encoding ComF family protein has protein sequence MNKQILNCLLCDRELQQSIGWKELLLNTLPQTICPRCEQRFQRIEQQQEDGVVSLFHYNEAMKDYLHRYKFLHDVILAKVFNKILNEQLKNETRLIIPIPMHPENLKLRTFPHIDELLKAADISFAHHLTKLSTGQQSLKTREERLNTPQLFEVTDPSAIKDKNLLVVDDIYTTGTTLNHAKKALLEAGAKTVDGFTLIRG, from the coding sequence ATGAATAAACAAATTCTCAATTGTCTCTTATGTGATCGCGAACTTCAGCAAAGCATTGGCTGGAAAGAACTGCTCCTGAATACACTGCCTCAAACGATTTGTCCCCGCTGTGAACAACGCTTTCAACGAATCGAGCAGCAACAGGAAGATGGAGTGGTATCATTATTCCATTATAATGAAGCAATGAAAGATTATTTGCATCGCTATAAATTTCTGCACGATGTCATTCTTGCAAAGGTATTCAACAAAATCCTCAACGAACAGCTCAAAAACGAAACCCGGCTCATTATTCCGATTCCGATGCATCCCGAAAACTTGAAACTAAGAACGTTTCCCCATATCGATGAATTGTTGAAAGCGGCGGATATCTCGTTTGCCCACCATTTAACAAAGCTTTCTACTGGGCAGCAATCACTTAAAACGAGAGAAGAGCGACTAAATACGCCGCAACTTTTTGAAGTCACCGATCCTTCTGCAATAAAAGATAAAAATTTACTCGTTGTTGACGATATTTATACTACAGGGACAACATTAAACCATGCAAAAAAGGCGCTGCTCGAAGCCGGTGCGAAAACAGTGGACGGATTTACATTAATCCGTGGGTGA
- a CDS encoding TIGR03826 family flagellar region protein has translation MAELRNCPECNAFFNYTGVRDVCHNCAQKEEDLYQEVYRFLRKRENRAANVDRIVEATGVQRDLLYKWVRKGRLHPAMFPNLGYPCDNCGKITNSGKLCEKCQNELKSELRTFDAAKEFRDDIERRERATYLSDKK, from the coding sequence ATGGCGGAATTAAGAAATTGTCCGGAATGTAATGCTTTTTTTAACTATACTGGCGTGAGGGATGTTTGCCATAACTGTGCACAAAAAGAAGAGGATTTGTATCAGGAGGTATATCGTTTTCTTCGTAAGCGTGAAAACCGTGCAGCAAATGTTGACCGCATTGTAGAGGCAACAGGAGTTCAGCGTGACTTGCTTTATAAATGGGTGCGAAAAGGGCGTTTACACCCGGCGATGTTTCCGAACCTTGGATATCCATGTGATAACTGCGGAAAGATCACAAATTCGGGGAAGCTGTGTGAAAAATGTCAAAATGAGCTAAAATCCGAGTTGCGAACATTTGATGCCGCAAAAGAGTTTCGCGATGATATTGAACGCCGTGAACGTGCAACATACCTTTCCGATAAAAAATAA
- the flgM gene encoding flagellar biosynthesis anti-sigma factor FlgM — protein MKINPIGLQAINNYNKQARPVKTTETPKTFADQIEISTKAKEMQANSTYANERAERVKKIKEDIDSGNYKVDAKQIAEDMLKFYKG, from the coding sequence ATGAAGATTAATCCAATAGGTTTACAAGCGATCAATAATTACAATAAGCAAGCACGTCCTGTGAAAACTACAGAAACTCCAAAAACATTTGCAGACCAGATCGAAATTTCAACAAAAGCAAAAGAAATGCAGGCAAACTCGACCTATGCAAATGAACGTGCCGAACGTGTGAAAAAAATCAAGGAAGATATTGACTCAGGAAATTATAAAGTAGACGCAAAGCAGATTGCTGAAGACATGCTTAAATTCTACAAAGGCTAA
- a CDS encoding flagellar protein FlgN: MSIANIVVTLEKLEKMHKSLLELALAKTEYIKQGDMEKLDQLIKNEQSHVAAINTIEQQRQVMVTDYLRAKGIALTDTPSVADVITAAENSESTQSLVSVRERLVELLNQLKMQNDLNQKLVMNSLQFINITLDAMRPQQTEQFNYSGAQIRGNTEVAKRSFNEFKA, encoded by the coding sequence ATGTCAATTGCCAATATTGTCGTCACGCTGGAAAAGCTAGAAAAAATGCATAAAAGTCTGCTCGAACTAGCACTTGCGAAAACAGAATACATTAAGCAAGGTGATATGGAAAAGCTTGATCAGCTCATCAAAAATGAGCAGTCACATGTAGCGGCGATTAACACAATTGAGCAACAGCGTCAGGTGATGGTAACGGATTACCTCCGAGCAAAAGGAATTGCTCTCACTGACACACCATCTGTTGCCGATGTAATAACGGCCGCTGAAAACAGCGAATCTACTCAAAGCTTGGTCAGCGTACGCGAACGTTTAGTCGAGTTGCTGAACCAATTAAAGATGCAAAACGATTTGAATCAGAAACTGGTCATGAATTCACTGCAGTTTATTAACATTACATTGGATGCAATGCGCCCGCAGCAAACAGAGCAGTTCAATTATTCCGGTGCGCAAATACGCGGGAATACAGAAGTGGCGAAACGGTCATTCAATGAATTTAAAGCCTAA